In one window of Haloarcula sp. H-GB4 DNA:
- the phnE gene encoding phosphonate ABC transporter, permease protein PhnE — MKKGVFKRIGLNSDDSARGRKLAELKRRTFVSRIKTVTILIFLGFGLMFAYDQVGFSLHELAKFLPDFLIAMGDYFPTTAVFGLPILDFGRYWSFIQEEQLFRAAIVTVSIAFAGTLMGTPGAFLLGVLGSERVTPFPFNFIFRSVMSIIRSIPALVWALIFIPLGGVSPLTGTLAITVDTMGYLGRLFTDELEEIDTGVIEGVASTGASKPQTVIFGMISQVARQYLAWFLFILEFNVRVAVQLGLIGAGGLGYTLLVQRQTFNYTNMMATILVVIVVVLSVEITSTRIRARLRKEEAPGIIELILGLPERLARMSPSKD; from the coding sequence ATGAAAAAAGGGGTGTTCAAGCGGATTGGTCTCAATTCAGATGACTCCGCGAGGGGACGTAAACTGGCAGAACTCAAACGACGAACGTTTGTGAGTCGGATTAAAACAGTAACTATTCTTATATTCTTGGGATTCGGGCTGATGTTCGCGTACGATCAAGTCGGCTTCTCACTCCATGAGCTGGCAAAGTTTCTCCCCGACTTTCTGATTGCGATGGGAGACTATTTCCCAACCACAGCAGTATTCGGACTTCCAATCCTTGATTTCGGGCGGTACTGGTCATTCATCCAAGAGGAACAACTGTTCCGGGCAGCCATTGTTACGGTTTCCATCGCGTTTGCGGGTACGCTAATGGGAACGCCCGGCGCATTCCTACTGGGGGTGCTCGGAAGTGAGCGAGTAACACCGTTCCCGTTCAATTTCATCTTTCGGTCGGTTATGAGCATTATCCGATCTATCCCTGCATTGGTGTGGGCACTCATTTTCATCCCGCTTGGCGGGGTCTCACCGCTGACCGGGACGCTCGCGATCACCGTCGACACGATGGGATATCTCGGACGGTTGTTCACTGACGAACTCGAAGAAATCGATACAGGGGTAATAGAGGGAGTTGCAAGTACTGGAGCGAGTAAACCCCAAACTGTGATTTTCGGGATGATTAGCCAGGTCGCACGTCAGTATCTCGCTTGGTTTCTATTTATCCTCGAATTCAACGTGCGGGTGGCTGTCCAACTCGGCCTGATCGGGGCTGGTGGACTCGGGTACACCTTGCTCGTGCAGCGCCAGACGTTCAACTACACCAATATGATGGCGACTATCCTTGTTGTCATCGTCGTCGTTCTGAGCGTTGAAATAACGAGCACACGAATTAGGGCCCGCCTCCGGAAAGAAGAAGCCCCCGGCATAATTGAACTCATACTCGGGTTACCGGAGCGGTTAGCGAGAATGTCTCCCTCAAAAGATTAG
- the phnC gene encoding phosphonate ABC transporter ATP-binding protein has translation MLKISNLSKRYDDTTALEDVSFEINNDEFVVLLGPSGAGKSTLLRCLNNLTTPSSGEITIDGKTLNDSRADVGMVFQQHNLVEDMSAFKNALTGALHDTRFVRSLLGWYGEESKAAALEALQTVGLLEESHQSVQSMSGGQQQRVGIARALVQEPSLMLADEPVASLDPGSAEEVMDCLRRASREWNTPVIASLHQINIAQAFGDRFIGLREGQVVFDGGPSELTTAVLDDLYQGVTTVTGSPSTTPNDSEQPVTELRT, from the coding sequence ATGTTGAAGATATCAAATTTATCAAAGCGGTACGACGATACGACCGCATTAGAGGATGTTTCATTCGAAATAAACAACGATGAGTTCGTAGTTCTCCTCGGACCATCCGGCGCAGGAAAATCTACGCTTCTTCGTTGCTTGAATAACCTCACTACCCCTTCATCAGGCGAAATAACGATTGACGGGAAGACGCTAAACGACTCTCGGGCGGACGTCGGGATGGTATTTCAACAGCACAACCTCGTCGAGGATATGAGTGCTTTCAAAAACGCGCTAACGGGCGCGTTGCATGACACGCGGTTCGTCCGAAGTCTACTGGGGTGGTACGGAGAAGAGTCGAAGGCTGCCGCGCTAGAAGCCCTCCAAACAGTCGGACTTTTGGAAGAATCCCATCAGTCTGTTCAGAGCATGAGCGGTGGTCAACAGCAGCGAGTCGGGATCGCCCGCGCCCTCGTTCAGGAGCCCAGCCTCATGTTGGCCGACGAGCCAGTTGCGAGCCTTGATCCAGGAAGTGCAGAGGAGGTGATGGACTGTCTCCGCAGAGCTTCCCGGGAATGGAACACGCCGGTGATCGCAAGCCTGCATCAAATCAATATCGCCCAGGCGTTCGGAGACAGATTCATCGGCCTCCGCGAAGGTCAAGTAGTGTTCGATGGTGGTCCAAGTGAATTGACCACAGCGGTTCTTGATGATCTCTATCAAGGCGTTACAACAGTAACTGGCTCGCCGTCGACAACTCCGAACGACAGTGAGCAGCCCGTTACGGAGCTCAGAACATGA
- a CDS encoding PadR family transcriptional regulator, producing MTLGRGVWFDRMYDVNSFKRDMLVVIAGMDDPMGTELTAELQEYYAEEITVGRVYPQLDEMAEKGLIKKMDKNGRGNKYRLTRRGVRDLQGHREWENQYLAPIDELSV from the coding sequence ATGACTCTCGGACGTGGCGTTTGGTTTGACAGGATGTACGATGTGAATAGTTTCAAACGTGATATGCTAGTCGTGATCGCAGGCATGGACGATCCGATGGGGACAGAACTCACCGCCGAACTGCAGGAATACTATGCCGAGGAGATCACAGTCGGACGTGTGTATCCGCAACTGGACGAAATGGCTGAGAAAGGGCTTATCAAGAAAATGGATAAGAACGGACGAGGAAACAAGTATCGACTGACAAGGCGTGGCGTGCGAGACCTCCAAGGCCATCGAGAGTGGGAAAATCAGTATCTGGCTCCGATTGACGAGCTTTCTGTGTAG
- a CDS encoding phosphate/phosphite/phosphonate ABC transporter substrate-binding protein, translating into MTANPEGFDTEPTFDVSTESTDRAGSTTRRGFIAGGVVAMAGAAGCLGSSQGSETDGETVTFLLKPVENPQDMKAQYEPVKKHLEAEIDGITVETPVSNGYSGVERSLKSGRAELSIGDIVAFSFPDLVDVLGTQYLAGTSSFYFSMLVTKPEYNIESLTDLRGAEISFCDVLSTSGSVYPLYALKEAGLDIGDAPTGDPVDFSGTWSNHDQSFKTFIDRENIKANANYGKPAYPYLTESHLQEIGVLDQITEYSPWADKIGTKTDEQELEIAWISERVPYEPVITRADWDSPKREAVEQALIDMTASDLEEYRSGEDVSLPMTGITDTSMEDYEEVRKRVTDLGVLEAKKEE; encoded by the coding sequence ATGACCGCTAACCCAGAGGGATTCGATACCGAGCCAACATTCGATGTCAGCACTGAATCGACTGACCGTGCAGGATCGACAACTCGGCGAGGATTCATTGCTGGAGGTGTTGTAGCAATGGCCGGTGCTGCAGGGTGTCTTGGAAGCAGCCAAGGATCCGAAACAGACGGGGAAACTGTAACGTTTCTCCTCAAGCCCGTCGAGAACCCGCAGGACATGAAAGCCCAGTACGAGCCAGTAAAAAAACATCTCGAAGCGGAGATCGACGGTATTACAGTCGAAACGCCGGTATCTAATGGGTACTCCGGTGTCGAGCGGTCTCTAAAAAGTGGACGGGCTGAGTTATCGATTGGAGATATTGTTGCCTTTTCTTTCCCCGACCTCGTCGATGTTCTCGGAACGCAGTATCTCGCCGGAACATCATCGTTCTACTTCTCTATGCTCGTCACTAAACCAGAATACAATATTGAGAGCCTTACCGATCTCAGAGGAGCAGAAATTTCGTTCTGTGACGTCTTGTCAACGAGTGGATCTGTGTATCCGCTCTATGCACTCAAGGAAGCTGGACTTGATATCGGTGATGCGCCGACCGGAGATCCTGTCGATTTCAGTGGTACGTGGTCGAATCACGACCAATCGTTCAAGACCTTCATCGACAGAGAAAATATCAAAGCGAACGCCAACTACGGGAAACCCGCTTATCCTTACCTGACAGAAAGCCATCTCCAGGAGATCGGCGTGTTAGATCAAATTACTGAATACTCACCGTGGGCGGACAAGATCGGAACAAAAACTGATGAGCAGGAACTCGAAATCGCCTGGATCTCCGAGCGCGTTCCCTACGAGCCGGTAATCACGCGCGCTGATTGGGACTCTCCGAAACGTGAGGCAGTCGAACAGGCACTCATAGATATGACAGCCAGTGATCTTGAAGAATACCGATCGGGTGAAGACGTGTCACTGCCCATGACGGGGATCACCGACACGAGTATGGAAGACTACGAGGAAGTTCGAAAGCGAGTCACAGATCTTGGCGTTCTGGAAGCGAAAAAGGAAGAATAA
- a CDS encoding thrombospondin type 3 repeat-containing protein, which translates to MSWTHKQRITVVAIVVLVVAVPALWQIGDVRATQATEQKQSDLADQTVSTRQAPADYDGDGINDSADKCPTRPETKNGFQDADGCPDVVETTGAS; encoded by the coding sequence ATGTCCTGGACACATAAGCAACGAATCACCGTCGTAGCAATCGTCGTCTTAGTGGTGGCTGTCCCTGCGCTCTGGCAGATCGGAGACGTGCGTGCCACCCAAGCGACCGAACAAAAACAAAGCGACCTCGCCGACCAGACCGTTTCGACGCGACAGGCCCCAGCCGATTACGATGGTGATGGTATCAACGACTCCGCGGATAAGTGTCCGACACGACCGGAAACGAAAAACGGGTTCCAGGACGCGGACGGCTGTCCCGATGTCGTCGAAACGACGGGGGCATCGTGA
- a CDS encoding PhoU family transcriptional regulator, with protein MSWHQLNQPTGREATVSHVIEAIDATAPETKEDLADQLDLSTHYISEIFQELKSEGVITKSYVIDNDAVYKTADAVSPLQNKTLDGTDDGNHILDLFQSLYDNVLKQYQAAKTTFLGDNPPRTAEELEPVTNERYGAVLSELRSYTLSTKWPGNRVAADLASIAKDLEIVGDRSSFISEVISQADAAPSGTVKTRLLDIFDSGEKISDIVETILFEGDVSQISTLHSTEKQIHRQMSELYELATAFDVDIYGHLVVLIRTVERIIHHWVNVGELAVQVHTGLDPGHVEL; from the coding sequence ATGTCTTGGCATCAATTGAACCAGCCAACTGGCAGAGAAGCGACCGTTTCACACGTCATCGAAGCAATCGACGCGACCGCCCCTGAAACCAAAGAGGACCTTGCAGACCAGCTGGATTTATCGACCCATTATATATCAGAGATATTTCAGGAACTCAAATCAGAAGGAGTGATTACGAAGTCCTACGTCATCGACAACGATGCGGTATACAAGACCGCAGACGCTGTATCACCCCTGCAGAACAAGACTTTGGATGGGACTGACGATGGAAATCATATACTTGATTTATTCCAATCGCTTTATGATAACGTTCTTAAACAATACCAAGCGGCAAAGACTACCTTTTTGGGTGACAATCCTCCGCGAACAGCCGAGGAATTAGAGCCCGTAACAAACGAACGATACGGCGCTGTACTAAGCGAACTTAGATCGTACACGCTCTCGACTAAGTGGCCAGGCAATCGGGTAGCGGCAGATTTGGCATCAATCGCGAAGGACCTCGAAATCGTCGGTGACCGTTCCAGCTTTATTTCAGAGGTCATCTCCCAAGCAGACGCCGCTCCTTCTGGAACAGTCAAAACCCGGCTCCTCGATATTTTTGACTCAGGTGAGAAAATTTCTGATATCGTTGAGACAATTCTTTTCGAGGGCGATGTCTCACAGATATCAACACTACACAGTACCGAGAAACAGATCCACCGTCAGATGTCCGAATTGTATGAACTGGCGACAGCGTTTGATGTCGATATCTACGGACATCTGGTGGTCTTAATCAGAACGGTGGAACGGATCATTCACCACTGGGTCAACGTCGGTGAACTCGCCGTCCAGGTTCATACTGGACTCGATCCCGGTCACGTCGAACTCTAA
- a CDS encoding ParA family protein has product MSETRRAALYLDKGGTGKTTSAVHLGAALNDLGYSVLVVDLAGKQGDCADALGILGEVQTDIENEDDFPNVATTMGSRWSDVADMVGDEEAVDRLVYQTNAGIDLIPAHPDLDGLDADLGNIDNVDERYNRLQTFLDEFVEPVNRWDVVLLDMPGLANNITYNGLWAAQNVVTPVSMGSFELKQARSLEDDLEQIRSNYGQEVRLRMLIPNLFDRRTTLHADLLERFENEFADLVAPEFVVDSQQIRTVTEAGQTLFDLNEDNLLKTGKDARDAFLANAEELYYRLGESQ; this is encoded by the coding sequence ATGTCTGAGACACGCCGTGCAGCACTATACCTCGATAAAGGAGGTACCGGAAAAACAACAAGTGCGGTTCATTTGGGCGCTGCACTCAATGACCTCGGTTATAGTGTGCTTGTAGTAGACTTAGCCGGGAAGCAGGGGGATTGCGCTGATGCACTCGGCATTCTCGGAGAGGTCCAGACTGACATTGAGAATGAGGACGACTTCCCAAATGTTGCGACAACGATGGGAAGTCGGTGGAGCGACGTAGCAGATATGGTCGGAGACGAGGAGGCTGTTGACCGACTGGTCTACCAGACTAACGCCGGCATCGATCTTATTCCGGCACACCCGGATCTTGATGGACTGGATGCAGACCTAGGCAACATTGATAACGTTGACGAACGGTATAATCGACTCCAAACATTCTTAGACGAGTTTGTGGAGCCAGTCAACCGGTGGGACGTAGTCCTACTGGATATGCCAGGACTCGCTAACAATATCACTTATAATGGCCTTTGGGCCGCTCAGAACGTTGTGACACCAGTCAGTATGGGTAGTTTCGAGCTTAAGCAAGCGCGCTCGCTTGAAGATGATCTTGAACAGATCCGCTCGAACTACGGGCAAGAAGTACGACTAAGAATGCTCATTCCGAATCTGTTTGACAGGCGGACTACGCTTCATGCTGACCTCTTGGAACGCTTCGAGAACGAGTTCGCGGATCTCGTGGCTCCAGAATTTGTCGTTGACTCACAGCAAATTCGGACCGTCACTGAAGCGGGTCAAACGTTGTTTGATCTCAATGAAGATAACCTTCTAAAGACTGGCAAAGATGCGCGTGATGCATTCCTTGCAAACGCTGAAGAACTGTACTACCGACTTGGAGAGAGCCAATGA
- a CDS encoding metalloregulator ArsR/SmtB family transcription factor, giving the protein MSDPDLELASRREIYQRIADTPGIHFRALLDDLEYAQGTLQYQLRWLADEDLIDVSDDGKYTRYYPAAEFDEADRTVMNALRREYSRRILAHLLTDGPLSTTELSDRIDKAQSTVSWHLSKLAEADLVTKERDGRSVVYEVSDPDRVEYLYTVHRRSFTDKVVDRILGLWDSY; this is encoded by the coding sequence ATGTCGGACCCGGATCTCGAATTGGCCTCTCGGCGGGAAATCTACCAGCGGATAGCCGATACGCCCGGGATTCACTTTCGCGCGCTCCTTGACGATCTTGAGTACGCACAAGGGACGCTCCAGTACCAGCTCAGGTGGCTCGCCGATGAAGACCTGATCGACGTCTCGGACGACGGCAAGTACACGCGGTACTATCCGGCTGCCGAGTTCGACGAAGCCGATCGAACAGTGATGAACGCGCTGCGCCGGGAATACAGTCGCCGCATCCTCGCACATCTTCTCACGGACGGTCCGCTCTCGACGACCGAACTGAGCGACCGAATCGACAAGGCCCAATCGACCGTCTCGTGGCATCTTTCGAAGCTCGCCGAGGCTGACCTCGTCACGAAAGAACGCGACGGCCGGAGTGTCGTCTACGAGGTCAGCGATCCCGATCGCGTCGAGTACCTCTATACGGTTCACCGGCGCTCGTTCACAGACAAAGTCGTCGACCGTATCCTAGGCCTCTGGGACAGCTACTAA
- a CDS encoding phosphate uptake regulator PhoU, giving the protein METRKVQLTGGTTYTVSLPKPWASEHGIESGSLLYLYPNEDGSILIEPESSSAGGAYTATVDIQSYSEDELIQAVYALYLCGCDSITLVDSTGDVSDRKQTIQSFLPHLIGFEVMEATNKKLILENLTNAESISVRKSALRLRLIVLSMQEDALVAFVENDHKLAEQVIDRDDEVDKLLALVMRHFQRSLESLDEIAQLNMSRAELFEYYYTTRQLERVGDHAEKIAELVMSQSEPIPEELREKICQLGEASRKIIEDSSNIILSDIDISKAFKILQVRDDVVSDITQLDRELYDHENAKIAHQLGLILDSLRRSADYGANIAEAAIQNSARTGTLPDQR; this is encoded by the coding sequence ATGGAGACACGAAAGGTGCAGCTAACCGGCGGCACGACGTATACAGTCTCACTTCCAAAGCCATGGGCTTCTGAACACGGCATCGAGTCCGGGTCACTTTTGTACCTATATCCGAACGAGGATGGGTCCATTCTTATCGAACCTGAATCGTCTTCTGCAGGAGGTGCATACACAGCAACCGTCGATATTCAGTCATACAGCGAGGACGAACTGATTCAAGCAGTTTATGCGCTGTATCTCTGTGGATGCGATTCAATTACGCTCGTCGATTCAACAGGAGATGTGTCGGACCGAAAACAAACTATTCAGTCTTTCCTCCCACATCTCATCGGCTTCGAAGTTATGGAAGCAACAAACAAAAAATTGATTTTGGAGAATCTTACCAATGCTGAGAGTATCTCTGTTCGGAAGAGCGCACTACGCCTACGACTTATTGTACTCTCAATGCAAGAGGATGCACTCGTCGCTTTCGTTGAAAATGACCACAAGCTAGCTGAGCAGGTTATTGACCGTGATGACGAGGTTGATAAACTTCTTGCACTGGTAATGCGGCACTTCCAACGGTCCTTGGAGAGTCTGGACGAGATTGCACAACTCAATATGTCGCGTGCAGAACTCTTCGAGTACTATTACACCACACGGCAACTTGAACGCGTAGGCGATCACGCTGAAAAAATAGCTGAGTTAGTTATGAGCCAATCAGAACCGATTCCAGAAGAATTACGTGAAAAAATATGCCAGCTCGGGGAAGCATCTCGCAAAATAATAGAAGATTCATCAAACATCATTTTGTCTGATATTGATATCTCAAAAGCGTTCAAAATATTACAGGTTCGTGATGATGTTGTATCCGACATCACGCAGCTGGATCGCGAACTCTACGATCACGAGAATGCAAAAATCGCGCATCAGCTTGGTCTGATACTCGATAGTCTCAGAAGGAGTGCTGACTATGGGGCGAATATTGCTGAAGCAGCAATTCAAAATTCGGCCCGTACTGGCACGCTCCCGGACCAACGGTGA
- a CDS encoding FAD:protein FMN transferase, producing the protein MMGSLASVYERFGDTYREFECCDTTFRIQATGVRAEAGATAARKTAESLEAQLNAFDAASAVSQLNREGEVRNEHVARIVRRGIEYNDRTGGVFDIHQGRVEHDLKTFLRGDSETPPTEFDTGTVQTRGSHITTDVELDLNGLAKGYIVDRASEALGGVGRRGFVSGGGDMSPPTGPVAIESPYGDDTPLKVLDTDWYVATSGGYRRSRNGTDHVYDPTTESLGSRHESVTVVARRDCMEADALATTLAALPLAEARELASEWEGLEALIIHDGVFHPTEGFETHVLDT; encoded by the coding sequence ATGATGGGATCGCTCGCATCGGTCTACGAACGGTTCGGGGACACCTACCGCGAGTTCGAGTGTTGTGACACGACGTTTCGGATTCAGGCGACGGGTGTTCGGGCCGAGGCTGGGGCAACTGCGGCTCGAAAAACGGCTGAATCACTCGAAGCCCAGCTGAACGCCTTCGATGCGGCGAGTGCCGTCAGTCAGCTCAACCGTGAAGGAGAAGTCAGGAACGAACACGTTGCCCGAATCGTTCGCCGTGGAATCGAATACAACGACCGGACCGGCGGGGTGTTCGATATTCACCAGGGCCGCGTCGAACACGACCTCAAGACGTTCCTGCGTGGTGACAGCGAAACACCACCAACGGAGTTTGATACCGGAACTGTCCAAACCCGCGGATCTCACATCACGACTGACGTCGAACTCGACCTCAATGGCCTTGCCAAAGGGTACATCGTTGATCGGGCCAGCGAGGCACTCGGCGGCGTCGGCCGACGTGGGTTCGTCAGTGGTGGCGGTGATATGTCCCCACCGACGGGACCTGTCGCCATCGAGAGCCCGTACGGTGACGACACACCGCTGAAGGTCCTCGACACGGACTGGTACGTCGCAACATCCGGCGGATACCGACGGTCGCGAAACGGTACTGACCACGTCTACGATCCGACCACCGAATCGCTCGGCTCCCGTCACGAGTCCGTCACCGTCGTGGCGCGCCGAGACTGTATGGAAGCCGACGCCCTGGCGACAACCCTCGCAGCACTCCCACTTGCCGAGGCACGCGAATTAGCATCAGAATGGGAGGGTCTGGAGGCACTCATCATCCACGACGGCGTCTTTCATCCAACAGAAGGGTTTGAGACACATGTCCTGGACACATAA
- a CDS encoding transposase, with translation MDTSQRQGVLVVPSDTSRRDVFRRIAQRPHVDWPAYDSTPLYDQSSLTALTEDIRTVSGIWFEHSAHNSVEGFVCQYPLSYVEFNSHDQYSGPTRYEMPQLFRAFLLKEIHGWSHETALVEYLRQHPGPRHSLGFDSVPDQSTLWRSWNQRFSADLRETVERTARTILINAQNAGVAIPRDPERKLQYHDDESSATDPDEQTVLEEAAKITDYVSRVVFPAFSLDRGDSCEIHENAYWDLQTYLGLRERLAANEGARSFTYESTRERTPLGHAHREQIRDLSIDQMREMYRQAITRLLNEVAETEQFFRAGVIAIDITEADSFTGDRTGHEDEIIGTKEKTDEYAYQWATVQLVGNAVPLVIDARPVRKGESRKEIVEDLLDSAEDLVHVDNVLMDREFDSQHVLEMISQRGLSYVVPKRMQTSEKAQAKRLLQRDQDRYETDRKLHLGKNEWHETTLVYRRKENSEHDDHRQYSVFMTNGASGHLTEYGYRWEIESGYRSIKRFMAATTSKNFGLRFFYFAFACLLYSIWRAVDLLVQVELTGEYEHSPIVTADNTLTLLKKETGIG, from the coding sequence ATGGACACGAGTCAGAGGCAGGGTGTTCTAGTGGTCCCGAGTGACACTTCCCGTCGTGATGTCTTTCGACGAATCGCTCAACGCCCGCACGTCGATTGGCCGGCCTACGACTCGACGCCACTGTACGACCAAAGTTCACTGACAGCGCTCACAGAGGATATCCGGACCGTCTCGGGGATCTGGTTCGAACACAGCGCTCACAACTCGGTCGAGGGGTTCGTCTGTCAGTATCCACTATCCTACGTGGAGTTCAATTCCCACGACCAGTACTCTGGTCCGACTCGATACGAGATGCCACAGCTCTTCAGGGCGTTCCTGCTGAAAGAGATACACGGCTGGAGCCACGAAACCGCGCTCGTCGAGTATCTCCGGCAGCACCCGGGACCCCGTCACTCGCTCGGGTTCGACTCCGTCCCCGACCAGTCGACACTCTGGCGCAGTTGGAACCAGCGATTCAGTGCTGACCTCCGTGAGACAGTCGAGAGGACGGCGCGGACGATTCTCATCAACGCACAGAATGCCGGTGTTGCGATTCCTCGTGACCCGGAACGGAAGCTCCAGTACCACGACGACGAGTCTAGTGCGACCGATCCGGACGAACAGACCGTTTTGGAAGAAGCAGCGAAGATCACTGACTACGTCAGCCGTGTCGTCTTTCCGGCGTTCTCGCTGGACCGTGGCGACAGCTGTGAGATACACGAGAACGCCTACTGGGACTTACAGACGTATCTCGGACTTCGCGAGCGGCTCGCCGCGAACGAGGGCGCTCGTAGTTTCACCTACGAGTCGACTCGTGAGCGAACGCCGTTAGGTCACGCCCATCGCGAGCAGATTCGCGATCTCTCGATTGACCAAATGCGAGAGATGTACCGGCAAGCCATCACTCGGCTTCTGAACGAAGTTGCGGAGACAGAGCAGTTCTTTCGAGCGGGGGTCATCGCAATCGACATCACCGAAGCTGACTCCTTCACGGGCGACCGTACGGGCCACGAGGACGAGATCATCGGAACGAAGGAGAAGACCGACGAATACGCCTACCAGTGGGCGACAGTCCAGCTGGTCGGTAACGCTGTTCCACTCGTCATCGATGCTCGCCCCGTGCGGAAAGGCGAGTCACGCAAGGAAATCGTCGAGGACTTGCTGGATTCGGCTGAGGACCTCGTTCACGTCGATAACGTGCTGATGGATCGGGAGTTCGATAGCCAGCACGTTCTGGAGATGATCAGCCAGCGCGGACTCTCGTACGTCGTTCCCAAGCGGATGCAGACCAGCGAGAAGGCCCAGGCCAAGCGATTGCTTCAGCGTGACCAGGACCGGTACGAGACTGACCGCAAACTCCATCTCGGGAAGAACGAGTGGCACGAGACGACGCTGGTCTACCGACGCAAAGAGAACTCTGAACACGACGATCATCGGCAGTACTCGGTGTTCATGACGAATGGGGCCAGTGGCCACCTCACGGAGTATGGCTACAGGTGGGAAATCGAGAGTGGCTACAGGTCGATAAAGCGATTCATGGCTGCCACTACATCAAAGAATTTCGGGCTTCGGTTCTTCTACTTCGCGTTCGCGTGTCTGCTGTACTCTATCTGGCGGGCAGTCGATCTGCTCGTCCAGGTTGAATTGACTGGGGAGTACGAGCACTCGCCGATCGTGACAGCCGACAATACGCTGACACTGCTGAAGAAAGAAACTGGAATCGGGTAG
- a CDS encoding IS630 family transposase, which translates to MSGDRRKEIVRHLSEDDLNRLLSEADDPKVVRRLTFVKNLYKGDSLEEAADRVGKSESTGSRWARRWNEGGLGQLTPNFGDGRPPKLGEDEQEQLLEMLRDGQPWQPQEIQHLINDEFGVEYHPVYLGEFLKDLGLSYAIPRTKRPSRPDNAEEILDERVNDALAEDTEEPHNKREDDDEEGWVVDEDVCTDGGTVVGFFDASHPQPYDNSRRLWYVDDPHHERPLVKIFEPAVGFYALNGESVVSFPEDQTKERICECLERIREQNPATRILLVLDNHFAHTCEFTRKRAHQLGIDLVFLPVGSPDLNPIEQIWKSLKWEASPLIVESANEFRALVSELFEQLTSRLSFAKSWIDEFLSSRLQFFS; encoded by the coding sequence ATGAGTGGGGACCGACGCAAAGAGATCGTCCGCCATCTGAGTGAAGATGATCTCAATCGGTTGCTATCGGAGGCGGACGATCCGAAGGTCGTCCGCCGCCTCACGTTCGTGAAAAATCTCTACAAGGGCGACAGCCTTGAGGAGGCAGCTGACCGCGTTGGCAAATCTGAATCGACGGGTAGTCGGTGGGCACGTCGCTGGAACGAAGGTGGTCTTGGCCAATTAACGCCGAACTTCGGGGACGGACGTCCCCCGAAGCTCGGCGAAGACGAGCAGGAACAACTCTTGGAGATGCTCCGTGACGGCCAACCGTGGCAACCACAGGAAATCCAGCATCTCATCAACGACGAGTTCGGCGTTGAGTACCATCCAGTCTACCTGGGTGAGTTTCTCAAGGATCTCGGATTGTCATACGCAATTCCACGGACAAAACGTCCGTCACGGCCAGATAATGCCGAAGAAATTCTCGACGAGCGCGTCAACGACGCGCTCGCCGAGGATACTGAGGAACCACACAATAAACGCGAAGACGACGACGAGGAAGGCTGGGTCGTCGATGAGGATGTCTGCACAGATGGAGGCACTGTTGTCGGCTTTTTCGATGCATCGCATCCACAGCCGTACGATAACTCGCGCCGGTTGTGGTATGTCGATGATCCGCATCATGAACGACCGCTGGTGAAGATTTTCGAACCAGCGGTCGGCTTCTACGCACTCAACGGTGAGAGTGTGGTCAGTTTCCCAGAAGACCAGACGAAAGAACGGATTTGTGAGTGTTTAGAGAGGATCCGCGAGCAGAATCCCGCAACGCGGATTCTGCTCGTTTTGGATAATCACTTCGCGCACACGTGCGAATTCACACGCAAGCGTGCCCATCAACTCGGGATTGATCTCGTTTTCTTACCGGTTGGATCCCCAGACCTCAACCCAATCGAGCAGATCTGGAAGAGTCTGAAATGGGAAGCCTCTCCACTGATTGTCGAGAGCGCGAACGAGTTCCGCGCTCTCGTCTCAGAACTGTTCGAACAACTCACGTCTCGGCTGAGCTTCGCCAAATCATGGATCGACGAATTCCTCAGCTCTCGCTTGCAGTTCTTCTCCTAA